From the genome of Spirosomataceae bacterium TFI 002, one region includes:
- a CDS encoding Sugar phosphate isomerase/epimerase produces the protein MKHISFLVILLSISISSIAQKWEYNSSAFGDIPDGLNGHQQTAAMTMDIDKDGVDEWIIASRVGTPSLIYYKFDRAIGWRVFSIEKTNMTIEAGGAHYDIDNDGDEDIVFGGDWQSNEVWWWENPYPYYNPNVPWKRYVIKNDGQKQHHDQVFGDFLGIGRDQLAFWNQQMKTLYLAQIPQRPKEGPWPYSPIFSGDAGKSKSWYAEGCDAADVDGDGKVDLIAGNYWFKVEGNKFNAIRFGDEGGRIKAAKFKVGKRMQLLVSPGDGKGKLMLYTCTGNAEDPKNWKGVDLLGRELVHAHTLEVADINQDGALDIFVAEMAQWSDKTDSKPDQPNAEAFILYGDGKGNFNKTLFQKGFDFHEGKLADIDGDGDIDILSKPYTWNAPRVDIWYQNGTGVAKQKINKEIKDRIGLEMYSLRDYTKTDLPGTLAYVKGLGINEVEITDVTKFTAQEYKTALDNAGLTARTKLTSFEAIRDNIDQVIADCKTLGIRYVGIGWIPHRPNQFGMEDAKKAVEVFNTGGEKLAQAGIGLFYHCHGYEFKTLEDGSTLFDYIIQNTNPTNMSYECDVYWAFHGGQDPALLLRKYPGRFLAIHLKDMVYGQATGELSGGTPLTSDVEIGTGQLDFKPILRAALDTGVKYMYLEDENADVKTHLPNSLKYLYSIK, from the coding sequence ATGAAACACATATCTTTTCTGGTAATTCTCCTTTCTATCTCAATTTCCTCAATTGCCCAAAAATGGGAGTACAACAGCTCTGCATTTGGTGACATCCCAGATGGATTGAATGGACATCAGCAAACCGCAGCAATGACCATGGACATTGACAAAGATGGTGTGGACGAGTGGATCATTGCAAGCAGAGTTGGCACTCCATCACTCATCTATTATAAATTTGACAGAGCTATAGGCTGGCGGGTTTTTAGTATTGAAAAAACTAACATGACTATAGAAGCAGGTGGTGCTCATTACGATATTGACAATGATGGGGATGAGGATATTGTATTTGGCGGCGACTGGCAAAGCAATGAAGTGTGGTGGTGGGAGAATCCATACCCGTACTATAACCCCAATGTGCCTTGGAAAAGATACGTCATCAAAAACGACGGACAAAAACAACATCACGATCAAGTTTTTGGCGACTTTTTAGGTATTGGAAGAGACCAGTTGGCTTTTTGGAACCAACAAATGAAAACCTTGTACTTAGCCCAAATTCCTCAAAGGCCCAAAGAGGGTCCATGGCCATACAGTCCTATTTTCTCTGGAGATGCAGGTAAATCCAAAAGTTGGTATGCCGAAGGCTGCGATGCTGCCGATGTAGATGGAGACGGAAAAGTTGACCTCATTGCTGGAAATTACTGGTTCAAAGTAGAAGGCAATAAATTCAATGCCATTCGATTTGGAGATGAAGGAGGACGCATAAAGGCAGCAAAGTTTAAGGTTGGAAAGCGAATGCAACTACTTGTTTCGCCCGGTGACGGCAAAGGCAAGCTAATGCTATACACCTGCACAGGAAATGCTGAAGATCCTAAAAACTGGAAAGGTGTTGACTTACTAGGCCGTGAGCTAGTTCATGCTCACACGCTCGAAGTTGCTGATATCAACCAAGATGGTGCTTTGGATATTTTTGTAGCCGAAATGGCTCAATGGAGTGATAAAACAGATAGCAAGCCAGACCAACCCAACGCTGAGGCTTTTATTCTGTATGGTGATGGCAAAGGAAATTTCAACAAAACACTTTTCCAAAAAGGCTTTGATTTTCATGAAGGAAAACTAGCGGATATTGATGGAGACGGCGATATCGATATTCTGTCCAAACCTTATACCTGGAATGCTCCACGCGTAGATATTTGGTACCAAAACGGAACAGGAGTAGCGAAGCAAAAGATCAATAAAGAGATCAAAGATCGTATTGGCTTAGAAATGTACAGCCTTAGAGATTATACCAAAACTGACTTGCCAGGCACTCTTGCTTACGTGAAAGGATTGGGAATAAATGAGGTTGAAATAACTGATGTCACCAAGTTCACAGCACAAGAATATAAAACTGCTCTTGACAATGCTGGGTTGACCGCTCGTACTAAACTTACTTCGTTTGAGGCCATTAGAGATAATATTGATCAAGTAATCGCTGATTGTAAAACATTAGGTATTCGATATGTTGGTATTGGCTGGATTCCTCATCGCCCAAACCAATTTGGTATGGAAGATGCCAAAAAAGCTGTAGAGGTGTTCAATACTGGAGGAGAAAAACTAGCTCAAGCAGGAATAGGCCTTTTCTATCACTGCCATGGTTACGAATTCAAAACACTAGAAGATGGAAGTACTTTGTTTGATTACATCATTCAAAACACCAACCCAACCAATATGAGCTACGAATGTGATGTTTATTGGGCATTTCATGGTGGACAAGACCCTGCTTTATTACTTCGAAAATACCCTGGTCGTTTCCTTGCTATTCACCTAAAAGATATGGTTTACGGCCAAGCAACTGGTGAGCTATCTGGTGGTACGCCACTTACATCTGATGTAGAGATCGGAACAGGTCAGCTCGATTTCAAACCTATACTAAGAGCCGCCTTGGATACTGGTGTAAAGTATATGTATTTGGAAGATGAAAATGCAGATGTAAAAACACATTTACCTAACTCTTTAAAGTACTTATACTCCATTAAATAG
- a CDS encoding nicotinamide mononucleotide transporter: protein MNSIFDVNNIAFELWGVAMSYIELIATITGLIAIVLSSLENVWSWIIGLVNVVFAFFMFFQIQLYPDMFLQVFFFVTNIIGFWQWKFPKKHEENLNKELMITKLSLKNFALLSGLGIIGTLALGTFSKNLHEIAPSIFSLPTDFPYLDSFTTVMSIIATFMLIRKKVEAWWIWLVVDILATYMYYIKEVKLYSLLYFVFVIIAAFGAWEWTKRYKKQETFI from the coding sequence ATGAATTCAATTTTTGATGTTAACAATATCGCATTTGAACTTTGGGGTGTAGCCATGAGCTATATTGAACTCATCGCAACCATTACCGGGCTTATAGCTATTGTATTATCATCACTTGAGAATGTTTGGAGTTGGATCATAGGACTAGTAAATGTTGTTTTCGCATTTTTTATGTTTTTCCAAATCCAGCTTTATCCCGATATGTTTTTGCAAGTTTTCTTTTTCGTAACAAACATCATCGGTTTTTGGCAATGGAAGTTTCCAAAAAAGCATGAAGAAAACCTGAACAAAGAGCTCATGATCACCAAACTAAGCTTGAAAAACTTTGCCCTCTTATCTGGGCTTGGAATTATTGGAACATTGGCCCTAGGCACTTTTTCCAAGAACTTGCACGAAATCGCTCCTTCGATTTTTAGCTTGCCTACAGATTTCCCCTATTTGGATTCTTTCACAACTGTAATGAGTATCATAGCAACATTTATGCTGATCCGCAAAAAAGTAGAAGCTTGGTGGATTTGGTTGGTAGTCGATATTTTGGCGACTTACATGTACTACATCAAAGAGGTGAAGCTTTACTCGCTCCTATATTTTGTATTTGTAATCATTGCCGCTTTTGGAGCATGGGAATGGACCAAAAGGTATAAAAAACAAGAGACTTTTATTTAG
- a CDS encoding Glycosyl transferase family 2 translates to MYYFGTNSELWNKKSNLVLMYNGQKVVVVMPAYKASQTIERTFREIPFDVVDEVILVDDASPDDTAEVAKRLGINHVIKHNNNKGYGGNQKTCYNKALEIGGDIIIMVHPDYQYTPKLIKAMTSIIGEGLYPVVFGSRILGKGALNGGMPMYKYIANRFLTLFQNIMLGQKLSEYHTGYRAFSAKVLRDVDFENCDDDFVFDNEIISQIFWKKYEIAEVTCPTKYFEEASSINFARSSKYGLGVLRVSVTHRLAKWGLWKAPTK, encoded by the coding sequence ATGTACTATTTTGGCACGAATTCTGAACTTTGGAATAAAAAATCTAACTTAGTTTTAATGTATAACGGTCAAAAAGTTGTAGTAGTAATGCCAGCCTATAAGGCAAGCCAAACAATAGAGCGAACTTTTCGAGAAATCCCCTTTGACGTTGTAGATGAAGTGATTTTGGTAGATGATGCAAGTCCAGATGATACTGCTGAAGTAGCTAAAAGGTTGGGCATTAATCATGTGATAAAGCATAACAATAATAAAGGTTATGGCGGAAATCAAAAGACTTGTTACAACAAAGCATTAGAAATAGGCGGCGATATAATCATCATGGTTCATCCAGATTATCAATATACGCCAAAGCTTATCAAGGCAATGACTTCGATTATTGGTGAAGGGCTTTATCCTGTTGTTTTTGGGTCAAGAATTTTGGGAAAGGGGGCTTTAAATGGAGGTATGCCGATGTACAAGTATATAGCAAACCGTTTTTTAACGCTATTTCAAAATATAATGCTTGGCCAAAAACTTTCGGAATACCATACTGGCTACAGAGCGTTTTCAGCGAAAGTGCTTAGAGATGTGGACTTCGAAAACTGTGACGATGATTTCGTGTTTGACAATGAAATCATATCTCAAATATTTTGGAAAAAATATGAAATCGCAGAAGTAACTTGTCCAACGAAGTATTTTGAAGAAGCATCATCAATCAACTTTGCTCGCAGCTCAAAGTACGGTTTAGGCGTATTAAGGGTTTCGGTTACTCACCGTTTGGCAAAATGGGGACTTTGGAAAGCTCCCACTAAATAA
- a CDS encoding tellurite resistance protein TerC, with the protein MELSNEVLFFGAFTVFVIFVMLLDLGAFSKSKQHVVGFKEAAIWSLVWVSLAVGFYFFLRNYGYFIHDVSDMEHLLSIRDTYYKTLELPADFNSALQKFENNMALEYITGYLVEYSLSVDNIFVFILIFNSFGVRETNYKKVLVWGILGSIVLRFVFIFLGAALIQKFEWILYIFGAFLVYTGIKILFTDDEDETIDTKSHPAVKVTSRFFNVYEKYVADNLFVRNKYRGNKVYVTPLFVVIVVLAFTDVIFAVDSIPAIFSITKDPYIVFFSNVFAIMGLRSMFFFLVNIIDMFAYLKYGLGVLLTFIGVKMLAHHWLTDMGFTNVHSLLVIVGILAISIFGSLLFPPKEKAKKA; encoded by the coding sequence ATGGAATTGTCAAACGAGGTCTTATTTTTCGGTGCATTCACAGTCTTCGTCATTTTTGTGATGCTGCTAGACTTGGGGGCTTTTTCTAAAAGCAAGCAGCATGTTGTTGGCTTTAAAGAAGCTGCAATATGGAGTTTGGTATGGGTTTCACTCGCAGTAGGATTTTACTTTTTCCTAAGAAATTACGGCTACTTCATACACGATGTTAGCGACATGGAACATTTGTTATCTATTCGCGATACCTACTATAAAACGCTCGAATTGCCAGCTGATTTCAACTCAGCTTTACAGAAATTTGAAAACAATATGGCATTGGAGTACATTACGGGTTACCTCGTAGAATACTCCTTAAGTGTTGATAATATATTTGTATTTATACTCATTTTTAACTCCTTCGGTGTTAGAGAAACTAACTATAAAAAAGTACTTGTATGGGGTATATTGGGCTCCATTGTACTTCGTTTCGTATTCATATTCTTAGGAGCAGCTTTGATCCAGAAATTTGAGTGGATACTTTACATATTTGGAGCATTCTTAGTGTATACAGGAATCAAGATTCTGTTTACAGATGATGAGGATGAGACCATTGATACCAAGTCGCACCCTGCCGTAAAGGTTACGAGTCGCTTCTTCAATGTGTATGAAAAATACGTTGCAGACAACCTTTTTGTTCGTAACAAATACAGAGGAAATAAGGTATATGTAACACCTCTATTTGTGGTAATTGTAGTTCTCGCCTTCACAGATGTAATATTTGCTGTGGATTCTATTCCAGCGATTTTCTCAATTACAAAAGACCCTTACATTGTGTTTTTCTCCAATGTATTTGCAATCATGGGACTAAGAAGCATGTTCTTTTTCTTGGTCAATATCATCGACATGTTTGCCTACCTAAAGTATGGCTTGGGCGTATTACTTACTTTTATAGGAGTAAAAATGCTTGCTCACCATTGGCTAACAGATATGGGCTTTACAAACGTGCATTCGCTTTTAGTGATTGTCGGAATATTAGCAATTAGTATTTTTGGTTCGTTGTTGTTTCCTCCAAAGGAAAAAGCAAAAAAGGCTTAA
- a CDS encoding AAA domain-containing protein, whose protein sequence is MQKLLKTYQKRLTNLSSRNKSLLLMRTSKNYFFDFESLDFSLNKSAYEILAEVFAGKKAVKICTKLDPRDEKSNILSSSLLQLFRTDQLIQAERGAMDLQLGFPFVKGKFSNENSLRCPLLFLPVRLIRGEKYWELERNGEIQFNTSFLLAYQQFNGIKLSDEFLEEDFQDFSRELDVFVVEFYEFLKNSSLELNFNSELFEKKIRFFEKFNKEDLELLEQGKLKLQAQAILGIFSQAGSYIAQDYNTLLEQNYDENELENIFTQELKAEIKEKDLHLPLEVDASQEEVIKLVNQGASLVVQGPPGSGKSQLIANLMADYAAKGKKVLLVCQKRAALDMVYKRLAEVGMGAFAGLVHDFKSDRKVLFEKIKNQIDSIEEYKKENYDLDAIFLEREFNQTSMQIEKVCNELSVFKSALYDESKFGKSAKELYLIAADSRFDNLPSIDLYREALQFDFDSLEKLKSSFEQINAYQEKLEHATKGFWDKRTNATSWTNATKRELSALISQSFSLKNQVYKFGLNEPKRREGVFELIRNIKNEKVSIVRLFDFKSREQISEFAQALSNYEANENLFLKLAGTTLTQLEQKVDKAISLQNSALKFAWYKSTNRDWKELQTWISGTDLTTFRTLIRDYNNLAVLQQKYDFDSLSLGKEKLKEFETVKKLGEQIKSFGIHEIPVFEEYIQLVESYEANVNSLQSYFNLQDLNLLFSHEEFEVLDFLNSKFDLLVGHDELVGLLSSLEKAVFEKTTDPKVAEFSVIIAFIEYLEEKEPLLKGVSSLKISQFERDLHSLIEKKKTLSQENLLIQLKETTYRYIDKNRLGNTTSYRELRHQVSKKRSIWPIRKVLENFHEELFRLLPCWLASPETVSAVFPMEQYFDLVIFDEASQCFAENGLPAMMRGRQVLVAGDSKQLQPNDLYRVRFEEEESEEYLTEIDSLLSLCSQFLPNHLLKGHYRSKTLELIGFSNKHFYDNKLQLIPHFDEINSPETSIDFIKVEGLWEQQQNIVEAEKIKEIITEIDSSKSIGVVTFNHPQAKLIQDLVDDERVRVKNIENIQGDEFDVLIFSVAYAPDSQGKLRFQFGTLGLAGGENRLNVAVTRAREKVIVVTSLEPEQLQVETATNLGPKLLKEYLAYAKRISAGEKSMTLNVSQKSFALRLSDKLVQEGEGLSTDLPFSDIAQMQEGLYTSLILTDDNLLHQTVSSKEAFGYLPLALKQKAWTVHRSWSRNYWLKR, encoded by the coding sequence ATGCAAAAACTCCTTAAAACGTATCAAAAAAGGCTGACAAACCTGAGTAGTAGGAACAAGTCTTTACTATTGATGCGAACGAGCAAAAATTATTTTTTTGACTTTGAAAGTTTAGACTTTTCTCTTAACAAATCAGCCTACGAAATTCTCGCTGAAGTTTTCGCAGGGAAAAAAGCAGTAAAGATTTGCACAAAACTAGATCCTAGGGACGAAAAAAGTAACATCCTAAGTAGTTCACTTCTTCAGTTGTTTCGCACCGATCAACTGATCCAAGCTGAGCGTGGTGCTATGGACTTGCAATTGGGTTTTCCATTTGTTAAAGGAAAGTTTAGCAACGAGAATTCGCTACGATGTCCTTTATTATTTTTACCTGTAAGACTTATTCGTGGGGAGAAATATTGGGAATTAGAACGGAATGGAGAAATTCAATTTAATACCAGTTTTTTACTCGCTTATCAACAGTTTAATGGTATAAAGTTATCGGATGAGTTCTTGGAGGAAGACTTTCAAGACTTCAGTCGAGAGTTGGATGTATTTGTAGTTGAGTTTTACGAATTTCTCAAAAACAGTTCTTTGGAGCTGAATTTCAATTCAGAGTTATTCGAAAAGAAGATTCGTTTTTTTGAAAAATTCAATAAAGAAGATCTTGAACTTTTAGAGCAAGGGAAATTAAAGCTACAAGCCCAAGCGATCTTGGGAATATTCTCTCAAGCTGGCTCATACATTGCCCAAGATTACAACACTTTGCTTGAGCAAAATTATGATGAAAATGAGCTTGAAAATATTTTTACTCAGGAGCTCAAGGCTGAAATAAAAGAGAAGGATTTACACCTACCCTTGGAAGTAGATGCTAGTCAAGAAGAGGTCATAAAGCTCGTGAATCAAGGTGCATCACTTGTGGTTCAAGGTCCTCCAGGGTCTGGGAAATCTCAATTGATTGCTAACCTAATGGCGGATTATGCTGCCAAAGGCAAGAAAGTACTTCTTGTATGTCAAAAAAGAGCAGCACTTGACATGGTTTACAAAAGACTTGCCGAGGTAGGAATGGGAGCTTTTGCGGGATTGGTTCATGATTTCAAAAGTGACAGAAAAGTGCTTTTTGAAAAGATTAAAAATCAGATTGATAGTATAGAGGAGTACAAAAAGGAAAACTACGATTTAGATGCGATTTTTCTGGAGCGGGAATTCAATCAAACTTCGATGCAGATTGAAAAAGTTTGCAATGAATTAAGTGTTTTTAAGTCTGCCTTATACGACGAATCTAAATTTGGGAAAAGTGCCAAAGAGCTTTATCTCATTGCTGCCGACTCTCGTTTTGATAATTTACCGTCGATTGACCTATATAGAGAAGCCCTGCAATTTGACTTTGATTCTTTAGAAAAGCTGAAGAGTAGTTTTGAGCAAATTAACGCTTATCAAGAAAAGCTTGAGCATGCTACAAAGGGTTTTTGGGACAAAAGAACTAATGCAACTTCGTGGACAAATGCCACTAAAAGAGAGCTATCAGCTTTAATTTCACAGAGTTTTTCACTCAAAAACCAAGTTTATAAGTTTGGCCTTAATGAGCCCAAAAGAAGGGAAGGCGTTTTCGAACTTATAAGAAACATAAAAAATGAAAAGGTTTCAATTGTACGCTTGTTTGATTTCAAGAGTCGGGAGCAAATAAGCGAATTTGCACAAGCTTTGAGTAATTATGAAGCAAATGAAAACCTGTTTTTAAAACTTGCTGGCACTACGTTAACTCAGTTAGAACAGAAGGTTGATAAAGCAATTTCATTGCAAAATTCAGCTCTTAAATTCGCATGGTATAAATCCACAAATAGGGATTGGAAAGAACTGCAAACTTGGATTTCAGGGACTGATTTGACAACATTTCGTACACTTATTCGGGATTATAATAACCTGGCTGTATTACAGCAAAAGTATGACTTTGATAGTTTGAGCCTTGGAAAGGAGAAGTTAAAAGAATTCGAAACAGTTAAAAAACTGGGTGAACAAATCAAGAGCTTTGGTATTCATGAAATTCCAGTATTTGAAGAATACATACAGCTTGTGGAGTCCTATGAAGCGAATGTGAATTCCTTGCAGTCATATTTTAATTTGCAAGACTTGAACCTGCTTTTCAGTCATGAAGAATTCGAAGTTTTAGATTTTTTAAATTCTAAGTTTGACCTTTTAGTTGGTCACGATGAACTTGTAGGATTACTTTCATCGCTAGAAAAGGCTGTTTTTGAGAAAACAACAGATCCTAAAGTTGCAGAATTTTCCGTTATTATTGCTTTTATAGAGTATTTAGAAGAAAAAGAGCCATTGTTAAAGGGAGTGAGTTCTCTCAAGATCTCTCAGTTTGAAAGAGATTTACATTCGCTTATTGAAAAGAAAAAAACGCTGAGTCAAGAGAATTTGCTCATTCAGCTCAAAGAAACAACATATCGTTACATCGATAAAAATAGACTAGGAAACACAACTTCGTATCGTGAGCTACGACACCAAGTCAGTAAAAAGCGAAGCATTTGGCCGATAAGAAAAGTACTTGAAAATTTTCATGAGGAGTTATTTAGGTTACTTCCTTGCTGGCTAGCAAGTCCAGAAACTGTGTCAGCGGTATTTCCTATGGAGCAATATTTTGACCTTGTGATATTTGATGAAGCTTCACAATGTTTTGCCGAAAATGGCCTGCCCGCAATGATGAGAGGTAGGCAAGTTTTAGTAGCTGGTGATAGCAAGCAGTTACAGCCCAACGATCTATACCGAGTTAGATTTGAAGAAGAAGAATCAGAAGAATATTTGACAGAAATTGATTCACTTTTGAGTTTGTGTAGTCAGTTTTTGCCAAATCATTTGCTAAAAGGCCACTATAGGAGTAAGACTTTGGAGCTCATTGGTTTTTCTAATAAGCACTTTTACGACAATAAGCTACAGCTAATTCCTCATTTCGATGAGATAAACTCACCTGAAACTTCTATTGACTTTATCAAAGTTGAAGGGCTATGGGAACAACAACAAAACATAGTTGAAGCTGAAAAAATCAAAGAAATTATTACTGAAATAGACTCTTCAAAATCCATTGGCGTTGTTACTTTTAATCATCCACAGGCAAAACTCATCCAAGACCTAGTGGACGATGAGCGGGTGAGGGTTAAGAACATAGAGAACATCCAAGGGGATGAGTTTGATGTGCTTATTTTTTCTGTCGCCTATGCACCAGATTCACAAGGTAAATTGCGTTTCCAATTTGGTACCCTAGGTTTGGCAGGTGGCGAAAATAGGTTGAATGTGGCTGTAACGCGTGCACGTGAAAAAGTGATTGTAGTAACTTCTCTCGAGCCAGAACAGCTCCAAGTAGAGACTGCAACTAACCTTGGACCCAAGCTTTTGAAGGAATATTTGGCTTACGCAAAACGAATCTCAGCAGGCGAAAAGTCGATGACTTTAAACGTTTCGCAAAAGTCTTTCGCCCTAAGGCTTTCTGACAAACTAGTTCAAGAAGGCGAAGGATTGAGCACTGACTTACCTTTCTCAGATATTGCACAAATGCAAGAAGGTTTGTACACTTCACTCATTCTTACAGACGACAACTTGTTGCATCAAACCGTTTCCAGCAAAGAAGCTTTCGGTTATTTACCACTTGCACTAAAGCAAAAAGCATGGACTGTTCACCGAAGCTGGAGTAGAAACTATTGGTTAAAACGTTAA
- a CDS encoding Acyl-protein synthetase, LuxE, whose translation MNLKDELKYSVIGLKDRPHEFENLAIEMFRYQAKHNQVYRAYLKNLNIDIQAIRRVEQVPCLPISFFKEHKVLTEPSSPDFVFESSGTTGQDTSKHYVSDLPFYEYNSMAIFQKQYGSLLDYHFFALLPNYLERSNSSLVYMIKSFIAKSYSTNSGFYLNDTKKLLRELKLTLQNDTKRKALLIGVTYALLDLAENPDDLAFLKAHKDRIVVMETGGMKGRRREMLREEVHDQLKSAFGVDAIHSEYGMTELLSQAYSIGDGNFTCPPSMKVLLREVNDPFSYLPSFKVGQDDVNGRERGKTGGINVIDLANMDSCCFIETQDLGAFYEDYKYFRVLGRFDNSEVRGCNLMVNY comes from the coding sequence ATGAATTTGAAGGACGAATTAAAATATTCGGTAATTGGATTGAAGGATAGACCGCATGAATTTGAAAACTTGGCGATTGAGATGTTTCGGTATCAAGCCAAACATAATCAAGTTTACAGAGCCTACCTCAAAAACCTAAATATTGATATCCAGGCTATTCGCCGAGTTGAGCAGGTTCCTTGTTTGCCTATCTCTTTTTTTAAAGAACATAAAGTGCTAACTGAGCCTTCTAGTCCAGATTTTGTATTTGAAAGTAGCGGTACAACTGGACAAGATACTTCAAAGCATTACGTAAGTGATTTGCCATTTTATGAGTATAATAGCATGGCTATATTTCAAAAGCAATATGGCTCTTTACTCGATTATCACTTTTTTGCATTATTGCCAAACTACCTAGAGAGGAGCAACTCTTCATTGGTATATATGATCAAAAGCTTCATTGCCAAAAGCTATTCCACCAATTCTGGGTTTTATTTGAATGATACCAAAAAGCTGCTTCGAGAGCTGAAACTAACCTTGCAAAATGATACCAAGAGAAAGGCATTGCTTATAGGAGTTACTTATGCCCTTTTGGATCTTGCAGAGAACCCTGATGATTTGGCTTTTTTAAAGGCACACAAGGATAGGATTGTTGTGATGGAAACAGGAGGAATGAAAGGTAGACGCAGGGAAATGTTGCGAGAAGAGGTTCATGATCAGCTCAAGAGTGCTTTTGGAGTTGATGCTATTCATTCAGAATATGGTATGACAGAATTGCTCTCTCAAGCTTACTCTATTGGTGATGGCAATTTTACATGTCCACCTTCTATGAAAGTTTTACTCCGTGAGGTGAATGATCCATTTTCTTATTTACCCAGTTTTAAAGTTGGGCAGGACGATGTGAATGGAAGAGAAAGGGGGAAGACCGGAGGTATCAATGTGATAGATCTCGCAAATATGGATTCTTGTTGTTTTATTGAAACACAAGATTTGGGAGCTTTTTACGAAGATTATAAATATTTTCGGGTGTTGGGTCGTTTCGACAACAGCGAGGTGCGAGGTTGTAATCTCATGGTAAATTACTAA
- a CDS encoding Histidine kinase-, DNA gyrase B-, and HSP90-like ATPase — protein MASNPVFFNIYKQISGGRIVVIVLLLLIAASVLFYFNQLAQKLDQREKKYATLYAESMRFFIEQDINNDCDYTFISEVVEANETIPVILVTNGKPGINVNIPEFSDSTKLASFTDKEREDLLYLKIAQMSEEHDPIEIDLGGQRAYLYYSSSLILKELKFFPYVLLATFLIFGSLAFIAYNSSRKAEQNRVWVGLAKETAHQLGTPISALLGWVEVLRSGAEFDDSIAHEMEKDISRLETITNRFSNIGSVPSMNEEDIGAMVENTAKYLEKRISTRINWFINNELEEPHLKMVNKNLFEWVIENLCKNAVDAMSAKGNLTIDILPLAKGKVAIDITDTGKGISKRNLSKVFSPGFSTKKRGWGLGLTLAKRIVETYHQGKLYVKTSEANKGTTFRIII, from the coding sequence ATGGCATCTAATCCTGTATTTTTTAATATCTACAAACAAATCTCTGGCGGGCGGATAGTAGTAATAGTTCTATTGCTTCTAATTGCAGCTTCTGTTTTGTTTTATTTTAATCAATTAGCTCAAAAGCTAGATCAAAGGGAGAAAAAATATGCAACACTCTACGCCGAGAGTATGCGATTCTTCATTGAGCAAGACATAAACAATGATTGCGATTATACTTTTATTAGCGAGGTGGTTGAAGCAAATGAAACTATCCCAGTGATACTTGTTACAAACGGAAAGCCGGGTATAAATGTTAATATTCCGGAGTTTTCGGATAGTACCAAGCTTGCCAGTTTTACTGATAAGGAGCGAGAGGATCTGCTTTATCTCAAAATTGCACAAATGAGCGAGGAGCATGATCCTATCGAAATAGATTTAGGTGGTCAGCGAGCATATTTATATTACTCTAGTTCCCTTATATTAAAGGAGTTAAAGTTTTTTCCATACGTGCTTTTAGCTACTTTCTTAATCTTCGGATCGCTTGCATTTATAGCATACAATTCTTCCCGTAAGGCGGAGCAAAACAGGGTATGGGTTGGTTTGGCCAAAGAAACTGCACATCAGCTAGGTACGCCAATTTCAGCACTTTTGGGTTGGGTTGAGGTACTTCGCTCTGGAGCTGAATTTGATGATTCTATAGCCCATGAAATGGAAAAGGACATCTCCAGATTAGAGACAATTACCAACCGTTTTTCTAATATAGGGTCTGTACCTAGCATGAATGAGGAGGATATAGGGGCCATGGTTGAAAACACAGCTAAGTATTTAGAAAAACGTATTTCGACCAGAATTAATTGGTTTATCAACAATGAATTGGAAGAACCTCACCTTAAAATGGTGAATAAAAACCTATTCGAATGGGTGATAGAAAACTTATGCAAAAATGCGGTTGATGCAATGAGTGCTAAAGGAAACTTAACTATTGATATTTTACCACTGGCCAAAGGAAAAGTGGCAATAGATATTACAGATACAGGAAAAGGGATTAGTAAAAGAAACCTTTCAAAAGTATTTAGCCCTGGGTTTTCTACCAAAAAGAGAGGTTGGGGTTTGGGTTTAACTCTCGCTAAGCGTATTGTGGAAACCTACCACCAAGGAAAGTTATATGTAAAAACTAGCGAAGCTAATAAAGGGACGACGTTTAGAATTATAATCTAG